A window of Costertonia aggregata contains these coding sequences:
- a CDS encoding acyl-CoA carboxylase subunit beta has protein sequence MKDKKQILADKLAMAQLGGGQERIEKQHAKGKLTARERIHFLLDEGSFEEMGALVTHRTKDFGMEKQIFYGDGVVTGYGTINGRQVCVFAQDFTVFGGALSETHAEKICKIMDLAMKIGVPVIGLNDSGGARIQEGVRSLGGYADIFHRNVMASGVIPQISAIMGPCAGGAVYSPAMTDFTLMVENSSYMFVTGPNVVKTVTNEEVTSEELGGASTHAIKSGVTHVTAANDIQCINQIKQMVGYMPQNCEDAPADLPYELGDEIRENLESIVPENPNQPYDMRQVINGIIDEDTFFEIHAAYADNIVVGFARLGGKSIGIVANQPMSLAGVLDVDSSKKAARFTRFCDCFNIPLLVLVDVPGFLPGTDQEWNGIITNGAKLLYALSEATVPKVTVITRKAYGGAYDVMNSKHIGADLNYAWPGAEIAVMGAKGASEIIFRKEIRTADDPVAKLAEKEAEYADKFANPYSAAERGFIDEVILPKNTRRKLIKAYTALQNKVATLPKKKHGNIPL, from the coding sequence ATGAAGGATAAAAAACAGATATTGGCGGATAAATTGGCGATGGCCCAATTGGGCGGAGGTCAAGAACGTATAGAAAAGCAGCATGCCAAAGGAAAATTAACGGCACGGGAACGAATCCATTTTTTGTTGGATGAGGGTTCTTTTGAGGAGATGGGAGCTTTGGTTACCCACCGCACCAAGGATTTTGGTATGGAAAAACAGATTTTTTACGGTGACGGCGTGGTAACGGGTTACGGTACCATAAACGGAAGGCAAGTGTGCGTTTTTGCACAGGATTTTACGGTTTTTGGCGGTGCACTTTCCGAAACCCATGCCGAAAAAATATGTAAGATTATGGATTTGGCCATGAAAATAGGCGTACCCGTAATCGGGCTCAATGATAGTGGCGGTGCCCGAATACAGGAAGGGGTTAGGTCTCTCGGAGGGTATGCGGATATTTTTCATAGAAACGTAATGGCATCGGGAGTAATACCACAAATTTCAGCGATTATGGGACCCTGCGCCGGTGGTGCGGTGTATTCCCCGGCAATGACCGATTTTACCCTAATGGTAGAGAATTCCAGCTATATGTTCGTAACGGGACCCAATGTGGTCAAAACGGTGACGAACGAAGAAGTAACCTCAGAGGAATTGGGCGGTGCCTCGACACATGCCATAAAATCGGGAGTTACACATGTAACGGCCGCCAACGATATTCAGTGCATCAACCAAATTAAGCAGATGGTCGGCTACATGCCTCAAAACTGTGAAGATGCTCCAGCAGATTTGCCATATGAACTCGGCGATGAAATACGTGAAAACTTGGAAAGCATTGTTCCTGAAAACCCAAATCAACCGTATGACATGCGCCAAGTAATCAATGGCATTATTGATGAGGATACGTTCTTCGAAATTCACGCAGCTTATGCAGATAACATTGTGGTAGGTTTTGCTAGGTTAGGTGGTAAAAGCATTGGTATAGTAGCCAATCAACCTATGAGTTTGGCAGGTGTTTTGGATGTTGATAGTTCAAAAAAGGCAGCACGTTTTACGAGATTTTGCGATTGTTTCAACATTCCTTTGTTGGTTTTGGTAGATGTGCCTGGGTTTCTCCCCGGAACTGATCAAGAATGGAACGGTATCATTACCAACGGAGCCAAATTATTGTACGCCCTTAGCGAGGCAACTGTACCTAAAGTAACGGTAATTACACGAAAAGCATATGGTGGTGCATATGATGTGATGAATTCAAAACATATTGGTGCCGATCTAAACTATGCTTGGCCCGGAGCTGAGATTGCGGTTATGGGCGCCAAGGGCGCAAGTGAGATTATTTTCAGAAAAGAAATCAGAACTGCAGACGACCCGGTGGCAAAACTGGCCGAAAAAGAAGCGGAATATGCCGATAAATTTGCAAACCCTTACAGTGCAGCTGAACGTGGGTTTATTGATGAGGTAATTCTTCCGAAGAATACCCGTAGAAAATTGATAAAAGCATATACGGCACTTCAAAACAAAGTAGCTACCTTGCCCAAGAAAAAGCACGGGAATATTCCCCTTTAA
- a CDS encoding acetyl-CoA carboxylase biotin carboxylase subunit, with product MKKILVANRGEIALRVMKTAQKMGIKTVAVYSEVDRHSPHVKFADEAVLLGPAPSSESYLVMEKVIEAAKTTGAEGIHPGYGFLSENAVFAQMVEDAGITFIGPKPYAIEVMGNKLAAKEAVRDYDIPMVPGIEEAITDVALAKKIAQEIGFPILIKAAAGGGGKGMRIVEKLEDVPEQMDRAIGEAQAAFGDGSVFIEKYVGSPRHIEIQVLADTHGNIVHLFERECSVQRRHQKVVEEAPSAVLTPEIRKAMGEAAIKVAKACDYVGAGTVEFLLDENKTFYFLEMNTRLQVEHPVSEIIAGVDLVEQQIKVARGEKLGFTQDDLTIHGHALEVRVYAEDPLANFMPSIGTLSTYKTPVGEGIRVDDAFEQGMEVPIHYDPMISKLITYGKDRAEAIQLMIQAIDDYKVEGVSTTLPFGKFVCEHDAFVSGNFDTHFVKNYYSPEQLEKQYADERNIAAKVGLQLYLKNKKILKTPITVSSNWQKRNG from the coding sequence ATGAAAAAAATACTGGTAGCTAACCGGGGCGAAATTGCCCTAAGGGTAATGAAAACTGCTCAAAAAATGGGAATAAAGACGGTAGCCGTCTATTCTGAAGTAGATAGGCATTCGCCCCACGTAAAATTTGCCGATGAGGCGGTTCTCTTAGGCCCTGCCCCTTCATCAGAGTCTTATTTGGTAATGGAAAAGGTAATCGAAGCCGCTAAAACCACTGGTGCCGAAGGCATTCATCCAGGTTATGGTTTTTTGAGCGAGAATGCCGTCTTTGCCCAGATGGTGGAAGATGCGGGAATTACCTTTATTGGTCCAAAACCCTATGCGATTGAAGTGATGGGGAACAAATTGGCCGCCAAGGAGGCGGTTCGTGATTATGATATTCCCATGGTGCCCGGTATAGAGGAGGCAATAACGGATGTAGCCTTGGCCAAAAAAATAGCTCAGGAAATTGGTTTTCCAATTTTGATAAAAGCTGCTGCCGGTGGCGGGGGAAAGGGAATGCGCATAGTCGAAAAATTGGAGGATGTACCGGAGCAAATGGATCGTGCTATCGGAGAAGCACAAGCTGCTTTTGGAGACGGGTCCGTTTTTATAGAAAAATATGTAGGCTCCCCAAGACATATCGAGATTCAAGTGCTTGCTGATACCCATGGCAATATAGTACATCTTTTTGAGCGTGAATGTAGTGTGCAGAGGCGTCATCAAAAAGTAGTGGAGGAAGCGCCCTCGGCAGTGCTCACCCCCGAAATACGAAAAGCTATGGGAGAGGCGGCTATCAAAGTGGCAAAAGCCTGTGATTATGTAGGTGCTGGTACGGTTGAATTCCTTTTGGACGAAAACAAGACTTTCTATTTCCTTGAAATGAACACCCGTCTGCAAGTAGAACATCCTGTTTCCGAAATTATAGCTGGAGTTGATTTGGTAGAACAACAAATCAAGGTCGCACGTGGCGAAAAGCTAGGTTTTACCCAAGATGACCTAACTATACATGGCCATGCATTGGAAGTTCGGGTATATGCAGAGGACCCGCTTGCGAATTTTATGCCGAGCATAGGTACGCTTTCAACCTACAAAACTCCAGTTGGGGAAGGGATTCGAGTAGATGATGCTTTTGAGCAAGGTATGGAAGTGCCCATACATTACGACCCAATGATCTCAAAATTGATTACCTACGGAAAAGATAGGGCCGAGGCCATTCAGCTCATGATACAGGCTATTGATGATTATAAGGTCGAGGGTGTATCGACCACACTTCCTTTTGGGAAGTTTGTCTGCGAACACGATGCTTTTGTTTCTGGTAATTTTGATACACATTTCGTAAAAAACTACTATTCTCCGGAACAGCTTGAGAAACAATATGCCGATGAGCGAAACATAGCTGCCAAAGTGGGACTGCAGTTGTATTTGAAAAATAAAAAAATATTGAAAACCCCTATTACGGTTTCTTCGAATTGGCAGAAAAGAAACGGGTAA
- a CDS encoding acetyl-CoA carboxylase biotin carboxyl carrier protein subunit, whose amino-acid sequence MTNYLITINEEEIFVQKSSAESLDSIQVGEGRLHLLENNRAYEIEVVQGDFLNKTITLGVNGNTYDLKIEDEYDQQVKKMGLLAVTAQKINAIKAPMPGLIVDVMVNVGQEISEGTPLLVLSAMKMENILLSQGEGIVKSIEVKKDDAVEKGQLIIEIE is encoded by the coding sequence ATGACAAATTACTTGATTACCATAAACGAAGAAGAGATTTTTGTCCAAAAAAGTAGTGCCGAGAGTCTGGACAGTATACAGGTCGGTGAGGGACGTTTACATCTTTTGGAAAATAATCGGGCCTACGAAATAGAAGTGGTTCAAGGCGATTTTTTGAACAAAACCATCACATTGGGGGTAAACGGTAATACCTATGACCTCAAAATAGAAGATGAGTACGATCAGCAGGTAAAAAAAATGGGACTGTTAGCGGTCACTGCCCAAAAGATAAACGCTATCAAAGCACCAATGCCGGGGTTGATTGTTGACGTTATGGTCAATGTGGGCCAAGAGATTTCCGAAGGCACTCCGCTTTTGGTTTTATCTGCCATGAAAATGGAGAATATACTCCTTTCCCAAGGGGAAGGTATCGTAAAATCCATAGAAGTTAAAAAAGATGATGCCGTTGAAAAGGGCCAGTTGATTATAGAAATAGAATAA
- a CDS encoding NADP-dependent oxidoreductase, producing the protein MQNRRLTLAARPGEFIKTTDFNLETVTLRSLKQGEFLIKVLFLSVAPVMKFYMLDGAGIEEPLEIGDTMRGRGVGEIIESKHPDFQIGDIVQGKCGWQEYVICDGSPYYMMYKVNKHGISYSTALGILGMTGFTSYFGLYKVGELKKDENVLVSAAAGGVGSNVAQLANIKGSRAVGLAGTDEKCRMLTEKLGYYGAINYKKGNVSERIDHFFPGGIDVFFDNVGGEILDIALTKLKRYSRVVLCGRISQYGNRDNPNYFLKNWHKVGATRSKMAGFFIYDYEKDFPQAEKEMAQWIKEGKLDYQEDVLEGLENMPIALNRLFEHKNIGKQLVKIS; encoded by the coding sequence ATGCAAAATAGACGTTTGACTTTGGCTGCCAGACCTGGAGAATTCATTAAAACCACAGATTTCAACCTGGAAACCGTGACACTGCGATCACTTAAACAGGGAGAGTTCTTGATTAAAGTATTATTCCTATCCGTAGCGCCGGTCATGAAATTCTATATGCTCGATGGTGCCGGTATCGAAGAACCTTTAGAAATTGGTGATACGATGCGTGGTAGAGGAGTAGGAGAGATTATTGAAAGTAAACATCCCGACTTTCAGATTGGGGATATTGTACAGGGCAAATGTGGCTGGCAAGAATATGTGATTTGTGATGGTAGCCCCTACTATATGATGTACAAAGTGAACAAACACGGAATTTCCTATTCCACGGCCCTAGGTATTTTGGGTATGACCGGGTTTACCTCTTATTTTGGGTTATATAAGGTTGGGGAACTAAAAAAAGATGAAAACGTTTTGGTTTCGGCAGCTGCCGGCGGGGTGGGCTCTAATGTGGCACAATTGGCAAATATCAAAGGTTCGCGGGCTGTAGGCTTGGCCGGTACCGATGAAAAATGTAGGATGTTGACAGAGAAGTTAGGGTATTACGGTGCGATAAATTATAAAAAAGGGAATGTTTCGGAACGCATTGACCATTTTTTCCCAGGAGGTATCGATGTGTTTTTTGATAACGTCGGGGGAGAGATTTTAGATATCGCCCTTACCAAATTAAAGCGTTATTCGAGGGTGGTGCTCTGTGGTAGGATTTCCCAGTATGGCAATAGGGACAATCCCAATTACTTTTTAAAGAATTGGCACAAGGTAGGTGCCACCCGCTCTAAGATGGCAGGTTTTTTCATTTACGATTATGAAAAAGATTTTCCGCAAGCGGAAAAAGAAATGGCGCAGTGGATTAAAGAAGGAAAATTAGATTATCAAGAAGATGTCTTGGAAGGCCTGGAAAATATGCCTATTGCCTTGAACAGGTTATTTGAGCATAAGAACATTGGGAAGCAGTTGGTAAAAATTAGTTAA
- a CDS encoding amidohydrolase family protein, with amino-acid sequence MKNYPKIIAFLYVWVFIACQPKEALFEDAICIQNISTIDPIEGLTKKQTIVIKDGKIHKIVDSADLLLSKENTIIDGSGKYLIPGLWDTHVHFAYIEELAPRMFDMFLTHGITSVRDTGGKVDFVKKWKDKALANPTDAPRVMMAGPLLDGQHAVYDGSKPNLPELGIGLKDVASVKEKAKMLLSKKVDLFKAYEMLTSEQLSTICKIASANDIKVTGHIPLSMNAISASNSGMNSMEHMRNLDLSCASNSDELLAERQKLLANESNLSGSELRAYIHGLQQEKAMKNYDDKKATEVLAVFKKNDTWQIPTLTLNTLFSGKYFADAEYQKSYLLLPDSIADYWFTRSNVLKDYPVSEKSQLTTEFNYKMVKKIHEKGIPIMAGTDTPIAYLTPGLSLHEELSSLVKAGVSPLEVLKTATYNPAKYFNMENELGSIKENMWADLVILDANPLENISNTKAIHAVIKQGKLYNPKMLTQMLTNLRDN; translated from the coding sequence ATGAAGAATTATCCTAAGATTATAGCTTTTCTATATGTATGGGTTTTTATTGCATGCCAACCTAAAGAAGCACTTTTTGAAGATGCCATTTGCATTCAAAATATAAGCACTATCGACCCGATAGAGGGATTAACAAAAAAACAGACCATTGTCATCAAAGACGGTAAAATTCATAAAATAGTTGACTCGGCAGACTTGCTACTATCCAAGGAAAATACAATTATTGATGGTTCGGGTAAGTACTTGATTCCCGGCCTATGGGATACACATGTGCATTTTGCTTATATAGAGGAGTTGGCCCCTCGCATGTTCGATATGTTTCTTACCCACGGTATAACCAGTGTTCGTGATACAGGTGGTAAAGTTGATTTCGTAAAAAAATGGAAAGACAAAGCCTTGGCTAACCCGACCGATGCACCAAGGGTAATGATGGCCGGCCCACTACTTGATGGCCAACATGCCGTATATGATGGCAGCAAACCCAATCTGCCAGAATTAGGTATAGGGCTTAAAGACGTTGCTTCGGTTAAGGAAAAAGCAAAAATGCTTCTCTCGAAAAAGGTTGATTTGTTCAAGGCCTATGAAATGTTGACCTCTGAACAACTGAGCACAATATGCAAAATAGCATCTGCGAACGATATAAAGGTCACCGGCCATATTCCTTTGAGCATGAATGCGATTTCCGCTTCCAATAGTGGTATGAACAGTATGGAACATATGCGTAATCTAGATCTATCATGTGCCAGCAACAGCGATGAACTTTTGGCCGAACGCCAAAAACTGTTGGCCAATGAATCAAACCTGTCAGGAAGTGAACTAAGGGCTTATATTCATGGATTACAACAAGAAAAGGCCATGAAAAATTATGACGATAAAAAAGCGACCGAGGTTTTAGCCGTTTTTAAAAAGAACGATACTTGGCAAATACCCACATTAACATTGAACACGCTATTTTCGGGCAAATATTTTGCCGACGCAGAATATCAAAAAAGTTATTTGCTTTTACCGGATTCCATCGCTGATTATTGGTTTACGCGCTCCAACGTTCTCAAGGATTACCCGGTTTCGGAAAAAAGTCAACTTACGACTGAATTCAATTATAAAATGGTCAAAAAAATACATGAAAAGGGCATTCCCATTATGGCGGGCACCGATACGCCCATTGCTTATTTGACTCCTGGCCTTAGTCTTCACGAAGAACTCTCAAGCTTGGTCAAAGCAGGGGTTTCGCCATTAGAAGTACTAAAAACGGCGACCTATAATCCCGCAAAGTATTTTAATATGGAAAACGAATTGGGATCTATCAAAGAAAATATGTGGGCAGATTTGGTTATTCTAGATGCAAACCCTTTGGAAAACATATCAAATACCAAAGCGATACATGCCGTAATTAAGCAAGGTAAGTTGTACAATCCAAAAATGCTTACTCAAATGTTGACCAATTTGAGGGATAATTAG
- a CDS encoding c-type cytochrome → MRRIVTLLSLCLALVSSSCGEKPKKEENTFEIKNEVKKPVAEATAATIPQSENKLGRRVFLLCAACHNVVKGEPHKVGPNLNGFFGKRAGMKEGFVYSEALKNKGIVWSEKTIREWLENPASYVPGTKMAFVGVKKKEQQDALIAYLKEVTKE, encoded by the coding sequence ATGCGAAGAATAGTTACACTTCTTAGTTTATGTCTTGCCTTGGTCTCTAGTTCCTGCGGGGAAAAGCCAAAAAAAGAAGAAAATACCTTTGAAATCAAAAACGAGGTTAAAAAACCTGTGGCAGAAGCTACAGCTGCCACAATACCGCAATCCGAAAATAAATTAGGCAGAAGAGTGTTTTTATTGTGTGCCGCATGTCATAACGTTGTCAAGGGAGAACCACATAAAGTTGGTCCTAACTTGAACGGATTCTTTGGAAAAAGGGCTGGTATGAAAGAAGGTTTTGTGTACTCCGAAGCATTAAAGAACAAAGGTATCGTTTGGAGCGAAAAAACCATTCGTGAGTGGCTTGAAAATCCTGCAAGTTATGTTCCGGGAACAAAAATGGCGTTTGTAGGCGTTAAAAAGAAAGAGCAGCAAGATGCCTTGATTGCTTATCTTAAAGAAGTAACAAAAGAATAA